The Portunus trituberculatus isolate SZX2019 chromosome 50, ASM1759143v1, whole genome shotgun sequence genome includes the window CTGATTACATAATTTGCCATTCTACAGACATTTACTTTTAAGTTTtgttgcctttctttttcttttttttcgttttgttctattttttcttaactgAAATTACTGTGTAGGTTTcccattgttcttttcttttgaaaTTATTGTAATAGATGATTATTGCTTATAACTTTGATAGTaatacaacatttttttttaaccttctaGATTAAAGACATTACAAATATTCAAACGTGTGTAATTTATTATTGGTATAAAATAATCCTGTAATGTTTTACTTTATTACCTGTCTCAAGTtggggggccgccgtggtagagtggaaccatgcgtgctttgggatcctagaggtctccaagcgcacgggtttgaatcctgtccacggtctgagtgtaggttgggcttcctctcttggggcaacggtttcttagtgggtgggctttaaaATAGgaagtaccctaaaaagtatcccctttagcccataaattctcgtgaaaagcccacatggtataaaaaaaaaaacattcaggttggTAGATTTTGCTGTGCTTTAAATTAATCTCCTAACCACTTAGAAATGGACCATTTTTTGTATTctaaaaaattaaggtaaagaGTGAATATGAGTCCCGCAGTCTTACTTTCAATTCTTTTGTCTAAAATAGAGCCTAGATCTAAAACCAagaatcttgatcttgatgcaacaggtgtctcaggactaCTCCAAAGGCCTTTGGATTGGCAACACCTGTAGAGGGAAAATACTacaagcaggaggaaaagaaaaaaagagcagtatCCTATTCACAATAGGAAGCTGCAttaaatcttgatcttgatcttaatggTGTGGATTGCTCCAGAGCCAGGGGTGGGATTTTCAAACGTTCGTAATGATAGGTAAAACCATCTTAGCACTAAAGTTACCATAACCCTCTCGTAACTCACGTAAGATGTATTTCCTAAAGACCTTAGCGCTGTGTTTACGGTTTTCAGACTGCCATCTTTTCAAAGGCTGAGAATACATAATCAGTAAATGCTACTTTTAACTTTTCCTGAACTTTATCTGCACTTTCCTGATCTTCCTCTCCCAACTCCAAATGCAGTGCAAGAGCATCATCTTCCAAGTACAATGAAATGAAACTGGCTAAATCTGTTATTTTCTATAGTTTAGCCACTAAGGTTACCTTTTTCAGCTGTGACACAACTTCGCCTTCGCTAGTGAAAGGATGAATCTTCATAATCATCGTAATCTTTGCCACCATACTCACTTGAAATAGGCCTAGATAGCTTGTTGTAAGACCATGGTGATGGAAGCTTTGGCTGAATTACGTAGTGATATGGataaattaaaggaagagaagagattggGCCCCAGCTGTGGTGCTGATGATGTCATGGCTCCAGATGTTGTAAACATTAGGCTAGCTGGCCAGGAAGTGCCTACTTTGAGCTCGCCCACTGGGTTTTCTGGTTTTGCTCCAGCCGTGCATTGTATTTCTAGTGATGACAGTGACTCTCAGGACGACGTGCAGCGTGACAGTGTCTTCCTGCAGTCCGCCAGGGCTTCGGTCCCGTGGATGAGATGTCTGCTGGCATTGACAAGCATGTCGCCGATATGGTTAACCATTCGTTTGACAATGGCTTGCGAGAGGAGAAGTACAAAGAGATTTTGGATGACGTTGCTACCAAGAGACCGGACAACTGTCATGCTTTGGCACCAGTGGACTGTAACTCGCAAGTTTTGGATGCACTAAAAACTGATGCCAAGAAAGCTGACTTTCGTATGAAAGACGTCGGTAAAGACATTATCAAGGCTGCCACAATTTTGACAAAGTCCCTGATGATGCTAGAAAAGATTGTCCAAACTGGACAGCCAGATGTAGCCCATGAAGTGGGCATGCTTAATGGTGATCTTGCACTACTGGGTAATGCTAATCATAAAATCAACTTGGCACGCCGGTTCATCATCAAGCGTGAAATCAACCAGAAGGATGCTCACCTGTGTTCAGACAAGGTGCCCATGATTTATCTTCTGTTTGGTGACGATGTCTCGCAATCTGCCAAGCATGTTGAGGAGTCAGAGAAGTTAAGGAGTAAGATTGCGACGAGGAAACCGCTCCCTACGTGGAAGTACGGTACTAGCAAGTTTAGAGGCTCTTTTGGAAAAATGCCACACACAGGTTTTATGTCCAGGTTCCACCCATATGGTCAACGGACGTTTGGACACTGGAGTGAGCGCCGGCAAACCTGAGGGCAAGGTTCAGAGGCAAAAAACTCCCAAGGCCGGGGTCACAATCCCAGCAATAACTGAGGTGAGTCATCAATTCCAAGCTGGCAGACTTAACAATTTTGTGCATGAGTGGCATAACATTACCAGTGATCCAAATGTTTTAGATATTGTTGAACATTGCCATCTTGACATTAATGTTGCTAGCATTGATTCCTTATTTGCTGAGGAAGTTGAGTATGTAGAGGAAAAGAGATTTGTTTGCCAGGAAATTGTACAGCTGTTAGATCTTAAGGTTATCAAGGAAACACAGACAGGAGGGGCAAATTCTTTCCCCTATTTTcttatggaggaaaaaggatggTGATTTTAGGATGATCCTTAACCTAGCAAAACTTAATGAAGCCAGTTTTTGCTGTACTAAGAGAGAAGGGACATATCATCACGAGTTTCATTGATGATACTCTTTTTTGCTACAGTACTTTTGATGTATGTTGTGAGAGTGTGCATGCCACTGTTGATTTGCTCAGAAAATTAGGGTTCTGTTTCAATGATGGTGAATTGGTATTGGTACCCACAACACGCTTGGAGTATTTGAGGAACATTATAGATTCAGAGACCATGACAGTGACATTACCTAAGTGGAGGAAACTCAAAATAATGCAAAACTTCAAGGAATTGTTTCATAGTGACAGAGCAAAAATCCGGAGGGTGGCCAGAGTCATTGGGCTTTTAGTTGCAGCCATTCCAGCACCAGAGATGGGGAAACTGCATTATAGATAATTGGAATCTGCTAAGATTGCagctttaaaggaagaaaaaggaaattttgACAAATGGATGGCTGTCCCTCATGAAATGAAGTTGGATTTGCATTGGTGGTTATCTCACATTGCAGTGCAAAACAGACAGATTTTTCAGAAAGGTACAAAACTGGACTTGTATACTGATGCGTCAAATTTAGGTTGAGGTAGCCAACTTAATCGACAACAAATTAATGGGATATGGTCCTTAACAGGAATTGAATTGCACATCAACGCAAAAGAACTCGAAGCCATCTTCCTGGCAGTGCACTCATTTGTACATCTGCTCAAAGGACGACACgttcttttgttttgtgatAATATGAGAGCAGTCAACTGTCAATTAAATGGGCGGCAAAAAGTCTTCATTGTGTAATGACATATGTCTTGAACTTTGAGATTGGTGTTCAGTGAATGATGTCTGGCTTACCTGTTCTCATGTACCAGGTAAAGTTAATCTCATGGCAGACACTGCATCTCAGACATTTAATGACAGGCATGAGTGGAAGTTGAATGAAAGAATTTCTAGGGACCTTTGTGAGATCTTTGGAGTTCCAAGCATTGATCTCTCTGCTTCCAGATTGAATAAACAAGTGCCTCGTTTCTACTCCTGGAAACCTGACCCAGACGCAGTACATTTTGATGCTTTTTCCATACTATGGTCACAGTTTGACCTAATCTACATTTTTCCATCCTTTGCTTTGATTGCCAGATGCCTACAGAAAATTCGAGCAGAGTCAGCAAGGGGGTGAATGGTGTTGCCACTGTGGCCGTCCCAGCCATGGATTGGGCCTCTCCTCACTTTGCTCATAAAGGAATCCCGGCTAATTCCGAAGGGGGCACACGTATTGCGTCACCCATCAACAGAGGAGGAATACCCCATCCTGCAACACACCTGCCTGATGGCTTGTCTCTTGTCTGGCGACATCTGTGAGACAAAGGCATTTAAaggttatttaaaatgttctcagatacaaactacatagatgtgagatctttctttatcttagaggagggaaataggactagaaattatggcaggaagattagaaagcaaggctgcaggttagatataagaaaatatttctttagtcatagggtggtagacttctggaatgcattgccagagaaggttgtaaatagcactagtttgacaatgtttaaaaacagattagataagcacttaaatttattagatttataattatgtatagcgctgcatgatagtttttataagaaatttactatagttaaacaagacatgatccccatgtatggggatcacagattgtagaggattttgctgcaggacttagccctgttaatgggccaaatatttagaattagtatataatgtattgtgtacttgtaagtgtatctttaagtactgatgacgaggtcgctgtgcgactgatacaggataacctagatgggccctggtggccctttattatcctattatttatgttatgttatgttatgttatttctATGGCAGGTGCAGAC containing:
- the LOC123500137 gene encoding uncharacterized protein LOC123500137 is translated as MSAGIDKHVADMVNHSFDNGLREEKYKEILDDVATKRPDNCHALAPVDCNSQVLDALKTDAKKADFRMKDVGKDIIKAATILTKSLMMLEKIVQTGQPDVAHEVGMLNGDLALLGNANHKINLARRFIIKREINQKDAHLCSDKVPMIYLLFGDDVSQSAKHVEESEKLRSKIATRKPLPTWKYGTSKFRGSFGKMPHTGFMSRFHPYGQRTFGHWSERRQT